A genomic region of Polynucleobacter necessarius contains the following coding sequences:
- the ispG gene encoding flavodoxin-dependent (E)-4-hydroxy-3-methylbut-2-enyl-diphosphate synthase, whose translation MSSNNSLPPLPLGPSPKRATRQATVAWKSNIITVGGDAPVRVQSMTNTDTADAVGTAIQVKELARAGSEMVRITVNTPEAAAAVPYIREQLDKMDVLVPLIGDFHYNGHTLLNDFPECAKALSKYRINPGNVGKGAKRDPQFAQMIEAACKYDKPLRIGVNWGSLDQDLLASIMDSNAALATPKTAQEVMIEALIQSALQSAEKAVEFGMNPNQILLSCKVSNVQDLVAVYRDLSRRSDYPLHLGLTEAGMGSKGIVSSTAAMGILLQEGIGDTIRVSLTPDPGAPRENEVIVAQEILQTMGLRNFTPMVIACPGCGRTTSTTFQELAANIQSYLRQQMPVWKKTHPGVENMNVAVMGCIVNGPGESKHANIGISLPGTGETPAAPVFVDGVKVKTLRGEKIAEEFQVIVDEYVKQNYAAKVE comes from the coding sequence ATGAGCTCTAATAATTCATTACCACCACTACCCTTGGGGCCAAGCCCTAAGCGAGCAACGCGTCAAGCTACCGTTGCCTGGAAGTCCAACATCATCACCGTTGGTGGTGATGCACCTGTACGCGTGCAATCGATGACGAATACCGATACTGCTGATGCAGTAGGTACAGCAATTCAGGTAAAAGAATTGGCGCGCGCCGGCTCTGAGATGGTGCGTATCACTGTGAATACGCCGGAAGCTGCAGCAGCCGTTCCGTATATTCGTGAGCAGTTGGACAAGATGGATGTGTTGGTGCCTTTGATTGGTGACTTTCATTACAACGGCCATACTTTATTAAATGATTTTCCGGAGTGCGCTAAAGCGCTCTCGAAGTACCGTATTAACCCAGGCAATGTGGGTAAGGGCGCCAAGCGTGACCCACAGTTTGCGCAAATGATTGAAGCGGCTTGTAAATATGACAAGCCGCTTCGCATTGGTGTGAACTGGGGCAGCTTAGATCAAGACCTCTTAGCTTCAATCATGGATAGCAATGCTGCATTGGCTACTCCAAAGACTGCGCAAGAAGTGATGATTGAGGCGCTGATTCAGTCGGCCTTACAGTCAGCAGAAAAAGCAGTTGAGTTTGGTATGAACCCAAACCAAATTTTGCTCTCATGCAAAGTCAGTAATGTGCAAGACTTGGTTGCGGTATATCGCGACCTCTCACGTCGCTCTGACTATCCTTTGCACTTGGGTTTAACTGAGGCAGGTATGGGCAGCAAAGGCATTGTTTCCTCCACTGCAGCAATGGGTATTTTGTTGCAAGAGGGTATTGGTGACACCATTCGCGTTTCATTAACGCCTGATCCTGGTGCGCCACGTGAAAACGAAGTCATTGTTGCTCAAGAGATTTTGCAAACAATGGGTTTGCGTAACTTCACCCCAATGGTGATTGCGTGTCCTGGTTGCGGGAGAACGACTAGCACCACTTTTCAAGAATTAGCAGCAAACATTCAATCCTATCTGCGCCAGCAAATGCCGGTCTGGAAGAAAACCCACCCGGGAGTGGAGAATATGAATGTGGCTGTAATGGGCTGCATCGTTAACGGCCCAGGTGAGAGTAAGCATGCCAATATTGGCATTTCCCTGCCGGGAACAGGTGAAACCCCAGCGGCACCAGTGTTTGTGGATGGTGTTAAGGTAAAAACCTTGCGCGGTGAGAAAATTGCAGAAGAGTTCCAAGTGATTGTTGACGAGTACGTTAAACAAAACTACGCAGCAAAAGTTGAATAA
- the hisS gene encoding histidine--tRNA ligase: protein MTDQNKEQKAQAKIQKINGVRGMNDLLPADAAQWAHLEHVLRDLTRAYGYEFLRTPIVEATAVFQRGIGEVTDIVENEMYSFEDRLNGEQLTLRPEGTAALVRSVIENNLLYEGPKRLWYTGPMFRHERPQRGRYRQFHQFGIEALGFAGPDIDAEIILMGQRLWDELGLKGVRLEINSLGQAPERAEHRAALVTYFEKHKSQLDEDSQRRLISNPLRILDSKNPEMQALIEGAPKLLDFLGEESLKHFNAVQALLKANNIPCKINPRLVRGLDYYNLTVFEWITDELGAQGTIAGGGRYDPLIERMGGKAAPACGWAMGMERVLELMRVSGSSPEAHAQCDIFVLHQGGETLTAAMIIAERLRSAGIDTILFCPPDGQSASFKSQMKKADSSGAAFAVIIGPDELAKNEAQLKDLRGTGEQKSVPLDDVLGAAIDALVGASE, encoded by the coding sequence ATGACTGATCAAAACAAAGAGCAAAAAGCGCAAGCCAAGATTCAAAAAATCAATGGCGTACGCGGCATGAATGATTTGCTACCAGCGGATGCTGCGCAGTGGGCTCATCTTGAACATGTTCTGCGCGATTTAACTCGCGCCTATGGCTATGAATTTTTGAGAACGCCAATTGTTGAGGCGACTGCGGTATTTCAGCGTGGCATCGGTGAAGTCACTGACATTGTTGAAAATGAAATGTACTCATTTGAGGACCGCTTGAATGGTGAGCAACTCACTTTGCGTCCTGAGGGCACCGCTGCATTAGTGCGTTCTGTCATTGAAAACAATTTGCTTTACGAAGGACCTAAGCGTCTTTGGTATACCGGTCCTATGTTCCGTCATGAGCGTCCACAGCGTGGTCGTTATCGCCAGTTTCATCAATTTGGCATTGAGGCGCTTGGCTTTGCTGGCCCCGACATCGACGCAGAGATCATCCTGATGGGTCAACGCCTATGGGATGAGCTAGGACTGAAAGGTGTTCGTCTAGAAATTAACTCATTAGGTCAGGCCCCTGAGCGCGCAGAGCATCGCGCAGCCTTAGTGACTTACTTTGAGAAACACAAATCACAGCTCGATGAAGATTCACAACGTCGCTTGATTAGCAATCCTTTGCGAATCTTGGATTCTAAAAACCCAGAGATGCAGGCCTTGATTGAAGGTGCGCCAAAACTATTAGATTTCTTGGGTGAAGAGTCGCTTAAGCATTTCAACGCAGTGCAGGCCTTGCTTAAAGCAAACAATATTCCTTGCAAAATTAATCCGCGTTTAGTGCGTGGCTTGGATTACTACAATCTGACTGTATTCGAATGGATCACTGATGAGTTAGGTGCGCAAGGCACTATCGCAGGTGGTGGGCGCTACGATCCATTGATCGAGCGTATGGGCGGCAAGGCTGCACCTGCTTGTGGTTGGGCAATGGGTATGGAGCGTGTTCTGGAGTTAATGAGGGTCTCCGGTTCTTCGCCGGAAGCGCATGCCCAATGCGATATCTTTGTTCTGCATCAAGGTGGCGAGACGCTAACGGCCGCCATGATTATTGCTGAGCGCTTACGTAGCGCTGGAATCGATACTATTTTGTTCTGCCCGCCAGATGGGCAATCAGCCAGCTTTAAGTCTCAAATGAAGAAAGCCGACAGCAGTGGGGCTGCCTTTGCGGTGATTATTGGCCCTGATGAGCTAGCTAAAAATGAGGCTCAACTCAAGGACTTACGTGGCACAGGCGAGCAAAAGTCTGTTCCCTTGGATGATGTCCTGGGGGCGGCAATTGATGCCCTAGTAGGCGCCTCCGAATAG